From Chloracidobacterium sp., the proteins below share one genomic window:
- a CDS encoding histidine phosphatase family protein has product MPTRLWLVRHGKTDNPEQRCYGWRDVPLHAEGHEQMRRCAAKLRQVALAAVATSDFTRTMESARYFAKPRALVVQPYAALREIHFGALEGLTFSEVEARYPATARAWVSSPATVHFPDGECFADVRARVTPWVENWLRRWAGTTTLLVIHSGTMRALVQWMTGCDPHATLMVKIAYGDALLCTQDAAGSPWRIEHIPYEETTGVRLVLQ; this is encoded by the coding sequence ATGCCTACTCGTTTGTGGCTTGTGCGGCACGGCAAAACGGACAATCCCGAACAGCGGTGCTACGGCTGGCGGGATGTGCCGTTGCATGCGGAAGGTCATGAGCAGATGCGCCGGTGCGCGGCGAAGCTCCGGCAGGTGGCATTGGCGGCGGTTGCGACGAGCGACTTTACGCGGACGATGGAAAGCGCCCGCTACTTTGCGAAGCCACGGGCGCTGGTGGTGCAACCGTACGCCGCGTTGCGTGAGATTCATTTCGGCGCGTTGGAAGGGCTGACGTTCAGCGAAGTCGAAGCGCGCTACCCGGCGACGGCGCGGGCGTGGGTTTCATCCCCGGCGACAGTTCACTTCCCGGATGGTGAGTGTTTCGCCGACGTACGGGCGCGGGTGACGCCGTGGGTGGAAAACTGGCTGCGCCGCTGGGCGGGGACGACGACACTGCTGGTCATTCACAGCGGCACAATGCGGGCGCTGGTGCAGTGGATGACCGGCTGTGACCCGCACGCGACCCTGATGGTCAAAATTGCCTATGGAGACGCCCTGCTTTGTACGCAGGACGCCGCCGGTTCACCATGGCGGATTGAGCATATCCCGTACGAGGAGACGACCGGCGTCAGGCTTGTGCTCCAGTAG